From the genome of Planifilum fulgidum:
TACTCTTTCCTGTTCTTTATTCGTTTCTTGTTTTAACAAATCATCCAACTTAAAATATCTTTCTTCACTGTAATTCTCTATTAATTTAGATCGATTCCAAATTTTATCGTCTAATTCGCTTTCAACATCTTCATCTTGTAATTTTCCAGATGATGCTAAATAATCCTTTGCAGCCAACATCCTCTCTCTCTCTAATAAACTTATGTTGGATGGCTTGGTTAGCGTCAAATAATTCTTCCCATTTATCTCCCCATTGATATTCAGCATCCAACCAACTCTTAATTCCCCACAATTCCCACTCCTCGGCAAGCCGTTCATACTCCTTTTCCAAATGCTTTCTAAGGTCTTCACCCGTGGTTACGGTGGTGTATTTGCCCCCTCCGGCTTCCGCAACTTTCTTCAGGGCACGCTGACCCTCATTGTCCACATCAAAGCCGATGATGTTCACAATCGCCTGGATCTCCGATTCATGCAGCTCCTTCGCCGCCTTGACCGGATCCCCGCCGCAGGTTTCAATCCCGTCGCTTACCACATAGATGATATTCTCCACGTTTTCTCCCGTATTTTCGCTCAAATCATTTTTCGCCTGCTCGATGGCCGCAGCCAAGGGAGTCCAACCCATCGGACGGAATTTGTCCAGGGACTTTTGGAAGGAGGATTTGTCATAAGCCCCCAGGGGATAAACCACTTCAGTGCTCTTGCAAGAAAGCTCCTTATCTTTCTGCTGGTTGCTTCCCTTGTGGCCATAGACCCGCAAGGCCACTTGGGCGCCCTCCGGCAATTTGGAGACAAAATCACGGATCGCCTCCTTGGCCAGGTTCATCTTCACCCCGCCGCTCACCCGGCCGGCCATGCTCCCGCTGGCATCCAGGAGAATCTCCACGTTCACCTGCTTGGGAAGCTCTCCTTTCGGAGCATTGACACCACCTGGGGTTTTAACATTGGTCTTGATGGTGGGATCCAGACTGTCGTAGACCTTAACATGAGGTTTATAATCCTCGGCCAGCAAGGCCACCAGATAATCGTAAGCCTCGTCTGCCGTCAGATTGTCGGGCAGCTTGTCCAGCTCCGCCTTCACCTTCTCCTCGTCGTACTTGTCCCCGGCGTACTTGCCCGGTCCTTCCCGGAGCATCCCTTCCACATCCGTTACCGCCTGCTTCACCTCCTCTTCATCCGAATTTTTGTCCGCCTGATCCACATTCTTCCCCGAAAGCAGGGAACACCC
Proteins encoded in this window:
- a CDS encoding vWA domain-containing protein produces the protein MKQAFLWMLALCLIFVSGCSLLSGKNVDQADKNSDEEEVKQAVTDVEGMLREGPGKYAGDKYDEEKVKAELDKLPDNLTADEAYDYLVALLAEDYKPHVKVYDSLDPTIKTNVKTPGGVNAPKGELPKQVNVEILLDASGSMAGRVSGGVKMNLAKEAIRDFVSKLPEGAQVALRVYGHKGSNQQKDKELSCKSTEVVYPLGAYDKSSFQKSLDKFRPMGWTPLAAAIEQAKNDLSENTGENVENIIYVVSDGIETCGGDPVKAAKELHESEIQAIVNIIGFDVDNEGQRALKKVAEAGGGKYTTVTTGEDLRKHLEKEYERLAEEWELWGIKSWLDAEYQWGDKWEELFDANQAIQHKFIREREDVGCKGLFSIIWKITR